In Cryptomeria japonica chromosome 10, Sugi_1.0, whole genome shotgun sequence, a genomic segment contains:
- the LOC131038329 gene encoding cytochrome P450 77A4, whose product MELSAVTLNGFTCVVALIGGLILLGLSWNKKKKKHHLPPGPPGWPLVGNLLEIIRMKQTFQQYVHKLQQKYGPIITLRLGSRPLIIIASHELAYEALVHKGSIFANRPTVKGALKLFSSNQTSINSAVYGPHWRTLRRNLVSETLSASSLKSFRKGREWGIEVLMNRLRNEAEQSAGVVKLIDHLRDAAFCILLYMCFGTRLEEKTVRDVEGILREIILFVGKRQAEDFFPVLGIVFRKRWKRLQGMRQRQIEILIELINRRRAILAEGMAGDCRAYIDTLLGLTVEGGKGLDDAQLVTLCSEFLNAGTDTTSTTLQWAMANLVKDEGIQSRLYEEIVSVVGKERAVEEEDLSKMVYLEAVVKETLRRHPPGPFLLTHAVTEASTIGEYDVPADAFINFSVWEMGNDPKVWENPDEFRPDRFLRNEVDLTGSREIKLMPFGVGRRICPGIALAMMHVQLLVARLVQKFVWESKPGELVDLAEAEEFTVVMRNPLIAVIKQRV is encoded by the coding sequence ATGGAGTTATCAGCTGTCACCTTGAATGGGTTTACATGTGTTGTAGCACTCATTGGAGGCCTTATCTTGTTGGGGTTAAGctggaacaagaagaagaagaaacatcACCTGCCTCCAGGTCCTCCCGGATGGCCTCTTGTAGGCAATCTCCTTGAAATCATACGCATGAAACAAACATTTCAGCAGTATGTTCACAAACTCCAACAAAAGTACGGCCCAATCATAACCCTGAGATTGGGTTCTCGTCCTCTGATAATAATAGCCAGCCACGAGCTCGCTTACGAAGCCTTAGTACACAAGGGTTCCATCTTTGCCAACAGACCAACTGTGAAGGGAGCACTGAAGCTTTTCTCAAGCAACCAGACGAGCATCAATTCGGCTGTCTACGGCCCGCACTGGCGAACATTGAGACGAAATCTGGTGAGCGAAACTCTGAGCGCCTCTTCGCTCAAGTCCTTCCGGAAGGGCAGAGAATGGGGAATTGAGGTTTTGATGAACAGGCTAAGAAACGAGGCAGAGCAGAGTGCAGGGGTTGTGAAATTGATTGATCATTTGAGGGATGCGGCATTCTGTATTCTCCTCTACATGTGTTTTGGGACTCGATTGGAGGAGAAAACCGTGAGAGATGTGGAGGGCATCCTCAGGGAAATCATTTTATTTGTGGGGAAAAGGCAAGCAGAAGATTTTTTCCCAGTTTTGGGTATTGTTTTTAGGAAGCGGTGGAAGCGGTTGCAGGGGATGCGTCAGCGCCAGATCGAAATCTTAATTGAGCTTATTAATCGGCGCCGAGCGATCTTAGCGGAGGGCATGGCGGGGGATTGCAGGGCATACATTGATACTCTGCTTGGTTTGACGGTGGAGGGTGGCAAAGGGCTGGATGACGCCCAATTGGTGACGCTCTGCTCGGAATTCCTGAATGCCGGGACTGATACGACCTCCACTACTCTGCAATGGGCGATGGCGAACTTGGTGAAAGATGAAGGCATCCAGAGCAGATTGTACGAGGAAATAGTGAGCGTTGTGGGTAAGGAAAGAGCGGTGGAAGAGGAGGATCTTTCGAAAATGGTGTATCTGGAGGCTGTGGTGAAGGAGACCCTGCGACGTCACCCGCCAGGGCCATTTCTTTTGACGCACGCAGTTACAGAGGCGTCCACTATAGGTGAGTACGATGTTCCGGCGGATGCATTCATCAATTTCTCCGTTTGGGAAATGGGTAATGATCCCAAAGTGTGGGAAAATCCTGACGAATTCAGGCCAGATCGGTTCCTGAGGAATGAAGTGGATCTGACGGGGAGTAGAGAGATAAAGCTGATGCCGTTTGGCGTGGGGAGGAGGATTTGTCCCGGAATTGCATTGGCTATGATGCATGTTCAGCTTTTGGTGGCTCGATTGGTGCAGAAATTTGTGTGGGAGAGCAAACCGGGGGAGCTTGTTGATCTGGCCGAGGCGGAGGAATTCACAGTAGTTATGAGGAATCCGCTGATCGCCGTAATAAAACAGAGGGTTTGA